From Orenia marismortui DSM 5156, one genomic window encodes:
- a CDS encoding ISLre2 family transposase, with protein sequence MDTIIQQFGEKIKDNSEEFLKNILLSDKEDISDFINTLRKDFDELGKELCKYIIEVIDEVIKESPERKKNWKIVRKKKRKLITEFGEVEFERRYYKSKFNKEYEHLADKKLGIDKYQRIDTGLEAKIVDLSIDKSYAKVGEEVVNNLTITGQTVMNKIRKLGKIENDKLSNPKAKRKIDYLYIEADEDHVSLQNGKNAVPRLVYVHEGIIKENGRNKLKNSYSFSGMYNKSEDLWLEIMDYIEDNYDFDSIKQIYIAGDGALWIKEGLKWLPKSKQILDRYHLNKYVLKATGHAQKLRFDLWQGINNLDKVQIKEIFSELISQAEKESKKKAIRQSRSYIYNNWAGIVNYYKDENAIGCSAEGHVSHILSDRLSSRPMGWSEVGVDQMARLRSFKFNGGTEYELKEIILEKARKEQKEEKIVEIESKVVKNNLKKKFAEPSNNIPSINKGVRTRLFKAVKSLL encoded by the coding sequence TTTTAAAAAATATTCTATTGAGTGATAAAGAAGATATTTCAGACTTTATAAATACTCTAAGAAAAGACTTTGATGAATTAGGTAAAGAGTTGTGTAAGTATATTATAGAAGTAATAGATGAAGTAATTAAGGAAAGTCCTGAGCGTAAAAAGAATTGGAAGATAGTAAGAAAAAAGAAGAGAAAATTGATAACAGAGTTTGGTGAAGTTGAATTTGAGAGAAGGTATTATAAATCTAAGTTCAATAAAGAGTATGAACATTTAGCAGATAAAAAATTAGGTATAGATAAGTATCAAAGGATAGATACTGGCTTAGAAGCAAAGATAGTAGATTTATCAATTGATAAATCTTACGCCAAAGTAGGAGAGGAAGTAGTGAATAATTTAACTATAACAGGTCAAACAGTTATGAATAAAATAAGAAAATTAGGTAAAATAGAAAACGATAAATTAAGTAATCCGAAAGCAAAAAGAAAGATTGATTATTTATATATAGAAGCTGATGAAGACCATGTTTCTTTGCAAAACGGGAAGAATGCTGTACCAAGATTAGTTTATGTTCATGAAGGAATTATTAAAGAAAATGGTAGAAATAAGTTAAAGAACAGTTATTCCTTTTCAGGTATGTATAACAAGTCGGAAGACTTGTGGCTAGAAATTATGGACTATATAGAGGATAATTACGACTTTGATAGCATAAAGCAGATTTATATTGCAGGAGATGGGGCACTTTGGATTAAAGAGGGTTTAAAGTGGTTGCCTAAAAGTAAGCAGATACTAGATAGATATCATTTAAATAAGTATGTTTTAAAGGCTACAGGACATGCCCAAAAGCTTAGATTTGATCTTTGGCAAGGAATAAATAATTTAGATAAAGTACAGATAAAAGAGATATTTAGTGAATTGATATCTCAAGCTGAAAAGGAATCTAAGAAGAAAGCGATAAGACAAAGTAGAAGCTATATTTATAATAACTGGGCTGGAATAGTAAACTATTATAAAGATGAAAATGCTATTGGTTGTAGTGCTGAAGGTCATGTTAGTCATATATTATCAGATAGATTAAGTTCAAGACCAATGGGTTGGTCTGAAGTAGGAGTAGATCAGATGGCAAGATTAAGGTCTTTTAAATTTAATGGAGGAACAGAATACGAATTAAAAGAAATTATTCTAGAGAAAGCAAGAAAAGAGCAAAAAGAAGAAAAAATAGTGGAAATAGAATCAAAAGTAGTGAAAAATAATTTGAAAAAGAAATTTGCTGAACCAAGCAATAATATCCCAAGTATAAATAAAGGAGTAAGAACTAGACTGTTTAAAGCAGTAAAGTCATTGCTTTAA
- a CDS encoding aspartate carbamoyltransferase catalytic subunit, whose translation MGLLKNKDLLGLENLSSSEIELILETAKSMKDVLNRPIKKVPTLRGKLVVNLFYEPSTRTSSSFSLAAKRLSADGMGLSVKTSSVTKGESLVDTAKTLKALGADAVVIRHGIPGAAKLLAETIDIPVLNAGDGAHEHPTQALLDIYTINERKGDIKGQKVAIVGDIRHSRVARSNIWGLNKLGAEVRLIGPSTLMPIGIERMGVKVYTNLEEGIKDVNVINLLRIQRERQNKGFFPSIKEYTKRYGLRKEHLNLAADDVTVMHPGPINRGIEISSELAYGEEAVIEDQVTNGVAIRMALLYLLLGGSKNE comes from the coding sequence ATGGGATTATTAAAAAATAAGGATTTATTAGGTTTAGAAAATTTAAGTAGCTCAGAAATAGAATTGATTTTGGAAACAGCTAAATCTATGAAGGATGTTTTAAATAGACCGATCAAGAAAGTACCCACTTTAAGAGGAAAGTTAGTGGTTAACCTTTTTTATGAGCCTAGTACTAGGACAAGTTCTTCATTTAGCTTGGCTGCTAAAAGGTTAAGTGCCGATGGAATGGGTTTATCAGTTAAAACTAGTAGTGTTACTAAAGGAGAAAGTTTGGTAGATACAGCTAAAACTTTAAAGGCCTTAGGAGCAGATGCAGTAGTAATTCGTCATGGAATACCAGGAGCTGCAAAACTATTAGCAGAGACAATAGATATTCCTGTATTAAATGCTGGTGATGGTGCCCATGAACATCCTACTCAAGCATTACTTGATATCTATACTATTAACGAGAGAAAGGGAGATATAAAAGGGCAGAAAGTAGCTATTGTAGGAGATATCAGGCATAGTCGTGTAGCACGATCAAATATTTGGGGATTAAATAAGTTAGGAGCTGAGGTAAGGTTAATTGGGCCAAGCACTTTAATGCCAATAGGAATAGAAAGGATGGGAGTTAAGGTATATACAAATTTAGAAGAAGGGATTAAAGATGTAAATGTAATTAACTTATTAAGGATTCAAAGAGAGCGGCAGAACAAAGGTTTCTTCCCTAGTATTAAGGAGTATACTAAGCGTTATGGATTGAGAAAAGAACATTTAAACCTGGCTGCTGATGATGTAACAGTAATGCATCCAGGACCAATTAATAGAGGGATTGAAATTTCATCAGAACTTGCTTATGGAGAAGAAGCGGTAATTGAAGATCAAGTAACTAATGGAGTTGCTATTAGAATGGCTTTATTATATCTCTTGTTAGGAGGAAGTAAAAATGAATAA